A segment of the Chlamydiota bacterium genome:
CGTTCCTTGTTGTGTTCAATGGCACAAGGATGTTGAGAGTGGGAATACCCTTCTAGGTCTTAGATATACTCAACTAAATGACCAGCGTCGATTGTTTGTAAAGTATCTTTTCTTTAATTTGCAAAATAGAGGTACCATTTCTTCAGATGTTCTCTTTCCAATGAAGTTATTGTCGGATCAAAGAAAGTTAGGAGATATTGTTCAAGATGTTGATAGTACTAAACTACCTTATTTTCTTCATGGTTTGATCAAGAGTGTTGAGACTATCTGTGAGAGGCCTTCATATGTGTGGAAGTGGTGTTATCAAGCTATGGTAAGGACGACGTTACCATGTATATCACAAGAGTGGAAGGGTCTTTCTAGTAACACCAAGTTATTAGGCTTTCTCCTTTCTATATTGACGGATGACTTGGCAGATGGAATTGGGAATAAGAAGTTACTACACAGGATTCTGGGTTCTCTGTTTTTGAATCAGCCACTCAAGATGGGTAGTTTACGAGGTAAAGAAAAAGCTACGGCTCAGATTTTGAACAAAATATGGGTATTGTTGAATGATAATTTTCAACAAATGCCGAGATTTTTTGAATTTTCGCCTCTTTTATTATTCGATTTTCAGCAACTGGCATCATCATTATCATATGCGGAAATAGTAAATGAATATAGATATCCAATTAACTACCAAGAAGCGTTTCTTTATCAAGGTTATAATATCAATGTAGTCATTGATGTTATGATTGATCTTATGTGTTCCTTGGATTTTGATGTGTCCGAGGTTGGGAAATTAAGAAACATTGCATGGAAAGCTCAGGCCATGTGCCGAATCGCTAATTGGATAACAACGTGGGAGAGAGAAGTTTATAAGGGGGACTGGACGAGTGGTGTTGTTGCTAAGGCACTAGATGACAAGGTGCTGACCTATCAAGAATTATTGAAAAGTAACGCAGATATTGTAATAGGTAAAATCAGGACTTCAGCAACGGAAGCGTCTCTTATGTATGAGTGGTTTTGTCATTGGACGTCAATTAAAGATATCTCTCGAAGTATTTGTTCGGTGAATATGAGTAGTTATTTAAGTGGTCTAGAGACATTTCTTCAAATGTATTGGGCAAGCAAGGTAATGGAATAATGACAAAAGTATTTCAATATTTGTTCGATCATATTAGAAACAAGTCCTTATATTTTGCTGTGGTTATACTTTTTACACGTTTTGTGCCCAGTTTAGCGGGATCTTTAATCGCGATAAATTTTATTATCATTGCGTCCAGTTTAAATCATCGACAAGCCGATGTTTTCCAGTTCGTTGCGTGGTGTTCAGTTGCGATATTGTTAGTTTATACCTTTGTATTTCACCTTTTTATAAGTCGCGATATAAGGAAGTGGTTGAAGAAAAATGAACCTTTGGCAGATAGTGATTTATTAGAGAAAGGAAGAGTAGAAAAATCTATTCGTAACTTTTCTTTAAGAGGAGTTATTTTCGAAACGGTTAGTGTTTTTCTGACTGCACCATTGGGAATCTTATTGTATACAAGGTGGCATTATCATTTTCCAATGTTCTTCACCATTTATTTATTACTTGGTGGATTAATGTTTACGTCTATTACTGTTTTAGTTAACTATTTTTTTCATGAAAAAGCCATGAGTCCTATCCGAGAAGTCTTTTATCGTCAAGCATCCAAGCCAGTTCCTTTGATGTTAGATTTTAGGAAACTGGTATACACAATTGTATTAACACGATTTTTCCCGAGTTTCCTGCTAGGAGTTTTGACTATTTACTATATTGGTGCGAATGCTGGGTTAACTAACGTTGAGTTTCAACATTTTGGTATGGTAGCTACAATCTGTATCTTTATTGCCATTACCTATACTGCGATATGGCATATAGTAAGGTTATTCCCAATAAAGAAGATAATACAGAAAGTAGATTGTAATCAGAGGCCTGTTGGTGAAGAAGTTAAACGAGCAAGATGGAAGGCCGCACGCTATAGTCTTGAATGTTTTCTTATCGAAGCAATTTTTCCACCATTAACTATTATTGGACCGTCTGTTCTATATCTTAAAATCGTCTTTGATATTCCAAATCTTGCTGCTGGGCACATTTTTATAGGGGGCATTCTAGGTATTACGACGGCTGTTCTCTTTAACTATTTTATTATTGAAGATAAACTAGAGAACGTATCTTCTTGTTTATATCGCCTCTTTCCTGAATTAAAAGGGGATCCCAAGGTTCTTTTAAGCATTCGTATGAAATTATTAATCCCTTTTTTGATTATTGTAGTCTTAACTGCTACGCTAATAGGAATAACTGCTTTTGTAAAAATGGTTTCAGTGTCAGGAACATCTTATCAATTGGCTATTAATCTCCGTACTCACATTATTGGAATAACGACAGCAGTATTGATGATATCTATTGCTCTAACACTTTTGTTGTCACGTTCTATTGGGAAGCCTATCAAATCAATGATGAAAGTGATTAGCAATATTGAAAAGGGCGATATGTCTAAGAGGACATTAGCGATACAAAATGATGAAACAGGGTTTTTAGGACATGCTTTTAACGATATGTTAGATGCTTTGTATGAGCTTACCCAGAACCTGGAGCATAAAGTTGAAGACCGTACCAAGGAACTTGAGAAGAGTAAGCAGGAGATTGAAGAATCATACAAAAAACTCCAAGAGCTCGACCGTGCCAAGACAGAATTTTTCGCCAATGTTTCGC
Coding sequences within it:
- a CDS encoding PilZ domain-containing protein, which encodes MVSTNSLVSDTFLKKEEFVPINHDVIMPRTGNSQEHILSFSQEQRQSFRVSCQFKISIDRDSSEELFAWVEDLSQSGLRIKASTLPLQSGTENIRITFNNFSLGMDVPCCVQWHKDVESGNTLLGLRYTQLNDQRRLFVKYLFFNLQNRGTISSDVLFPMKLLSDQRKLGDIVQDVDSTKLPYFLHGLIKSVETICERPSYVWKWCYQAMVRTTLPCISQEWKGLSSNTKLLGFLLSILTDDLADGIGNKKLLHRILGSLFLNQPLKMGSLRGKEKATAQILNKIWVLLNDNFQQMPRFFEFSPLLLFDFQQLASSLSYAEIVNEYRYPINYQEAFLYQGYNINVVIDVMIDLMCSLDFDVSEVGKLRNIAWKAQAMCRIANWITTWEREVYKGDWTSGVVAKALDDKVLTYQELLKSNADIVIGKIRTSATEASLMYEWFCHWTSIKDISRSICSVNMSSYLSGLETFLQMYWASKVME
- a CDS encoding HAMP domain-containing protein; this encodes MKKNEPLADSDLLEKGRVEKSIRNFSLRGVIFETVSVFLTAPLGILLYTRWHYHFPMFFTIYLLLGGLMFTSITVLVNYFFHEKAMSPIREVFYRQASKPVPLMLDFRKLVYTIVLTRFFPSFLLGVLTIYYIGANAGLTNVEFQHFGMVATICIFIAITYTAIWHIVRLFPIKKIIQKVDCNQRPVGEEVKRARWKAARYSLECFLIEAIFPPLTIIGPSVLYLKIVFDIPNLAAGHIFIGGILGITTAVLFNYFIIEDKLENVSSCLYRLFPELKGDPKVLLSIRMKLLIPFLIIVVLTATLIGITAFVKMVSVSGTSYQLAINLRTHIIGITTAVLMISIALTLLLSRSIGKPIKSMMKVISNIEKGDMSKRTLAIQNDETGFLGHAFNDMLDALYELTQNLEHKVEDRTKELEKSKQEIEESYKKLQELDRAKTEFFANVSHELRTPLTLILAPLETMMNDDESSKVQEFKGSKDEKSQGSKDDESSKVQEFKGSKDVHLDMMYHNALRLL